One Thalassospira marina DNA window includes the following coding sequences:
- the tmk gene encoding dTMP kinase — protein sequence MSLPDGIFISFEGGEGSGKSTQIRLLEQWFRHRGRDVIVTREPGGSPGAEEIRALLLTGDPGRWDAVTEALLMFASRRDHVERTIRPALAQGQVVLCDRFADSSVAYQGYGHGLGPDFIRQLWKLAIGDFKPDLTLMMDLPIETGLARAGARFANVSAAEDRFEKMELAFHRRLQQGFREITAMEPKRCRVIDADGDVETVSSRINTVMEEFLAGKPA from the coding sequence GTGAGCCTCCCGGATGGAATTTTCATAAGCTTTGAAGGCGGTGAAGGCAGTGGTAAATCCACCCAGATCCGCCTTCTGGAGCAATGGTTTCGCCATCGTGGCCGTGACGTTATCGTTACACGCGAACCAGGCGGGTCACCGGGTGCGGAGGAAATCCGCGCCCTTTTGCTTACTGGCGATCCCGGAAGGTGGGATGCGGTGACCGAAGCCCTGTTGATGTTTGCATCGCGGCGTGACCATGTTGAACGCACCATTCGCCCGGCACTTGCCCAAGGGCAGGTGGTGCTGTGTGACCGTTTTGCCGATTCATCGGTGGCCTATCAGGGATATGGCCATGGCCTGGGGCCGGATTTTATTCGCCAGTTATGGAAACTGGCGATTGGCGATTTCAAACCCGATTTGACCCTGATGATGGATTTGCCCATTGAAACGGGCCTGGCCCGCGCCGGGGCGCGATTTGCCAATGTCAGCGCCGCGGAAGACCGGTTTGAAAAAATGGAACTGGCCTTTCACCGCCGCCTGCAACAGGGTTTTCGCGAAATCACCGCGATGGAACCCAAACGTTGCCGCGTTATTGACGCCGATGGTGATGTTGAAACGGTATCATCGCGTATTAACACCGTTATGGAAGAATTCCTGGCAGGCAAGCCGGCATGA
- a CDS encoding DNA polymerase III subunit delta', translated as MSSDDTSENGYPEPRQNHQLLGHDAVEKVIIDAWNSGRMHHAWLLCGPRGVGKATLAYRMARFVLSQGGGNAGGGLFNDKPTSLYVSPEDPVFRRIAGGGHGDLKVVERLYDEKKKRLQGEIVVDNVRAVGGFMSKTSAEGGWRVVIVDSADELNRNAANAILKVLEEPPANAMMILIAHQPGKLLPTIRSRCRRLNLGTLEDQTVTSLLAQYCPDMETDDLYALAGLADGSIGRALQLHDVGGLELYTELVNLISGLPEIDVAALHKFAERFSPADRDEAFVTVTALLNWWLARMIRFAATGSAPREVIDGELPAMQRMAAAQPLDQWLEVWEKITDLMSATRGLHLDRKQAILNAFFLLEETIRS; from the coding sequence ATGAGCAGCGACGACACCAGCGAAAACGGATATCCCGAACCACGCCAGAACCACCAGCTTTTGGGGCATGACGCGGTTGAAAAGGTGATCATTGATGCCTGGAACAGCGGGCGTATGCACCATGCCTGGTTGCTGTGCGGACCGCGCGGGGTAGGGAAGGCGACCCTTGCCTACCGGATGGCGCGGTTTGTACTGTCGCAAGGTGGTGGTAATGCCGGCGGGGGCCTGTTTAATGACAAACCGACCAGTTTGTATGTGTCGCCGGAAGACCCGGTTTTTCGCAGAATTGCAGGGGGCGGGCATGGCGACCTGAAGGTTGTTGAACGCCTTTACGATGAAAAGAAAAAACGCCTGCAGGGCGAGATTGTAGTGGATAATGTGCGCGCCGTTGGCGGGTTCATGTCCAAAACATCGGCCGAGGGTGGCTGGCGGGTTGTGATTGTTGATTCGGCAGACGAGCTGAACCGTAACGCCGCCAACGCGATCCTGAAGGTTCTGGAAGAACCGCCAGCAAACGCCATGATGATCCTGATTGCCCATCAGCCAGGCAAACTGTTGCCAACCATCCGGTCACGCTGCCGGCGGCTGAACCTTGGGACGCTTGAAGATCAGACGGTAACATCGCTTCTGGCGCAATATTGCCCGGATATGGAAACCGATGACTTATATGCGCTTGCCGGCCTTGCCGATGGCAGCATCGGGCGGGCATTGCAGTTACATGATGTTGGCGGGCTTGAGCTTTATACCGAACTTGTGAACCTTATTTCCGGCCTGCCGGAGATCGATGTTGCAGCCTTGCACAAATTTGCCGAACGGTTTTCACCGGCAGATCGCGACGAAGCATTCGTGACGGTAACGGCACTTTTGAACTGGTGGCTGGCACGCATGATCCGCTTTGCGGCAACCGGAAGTGCGCCGCGCGAAGTTATTGATGGTGAATTACCGGCAATGCAGCGCATGGCTGCTGCGCAACCGCTTGATCAATGGCTGGAGGTATGGGAAAAGATCACCGACCTGATGTCAGCGACGCGCGGGCTTCATCTGGATCGCAAGCAGGCGATTTTGAATGCGTTTTTCCTGCTTGAAGAAACGATTAGAAGCTAG
- the metG gene encoding methionine--tRNA ligase, with protein sequence MTGQKPPFYITTPIYYVNDKPHIGHAYTTLAVDVMARFKRLDGFDVMFLTGTDEHGQKVDASAAAKGIDPQTFTDQVSQNFRDLAVHMNYSNDDFIRTTEERHKKACQALWNTLVEKGEIYLGSYDGWYSVRDEAFYAEKELIEKDGQKLAPTGAPVEWVSEPSYFFKLSEWGDRLIQFYEDNPDFIAPNSRRNEVMSFVKGGMHDLSVSRTSFKWGVPVPGDEKHVMYVWVDALTNYLTAVGYPDANPEMLEKYWPADLHMVGKDIARFHAVYWPALLMAAGIKPPKRVFAHGWWTNEGQKISKSIGNVIDPYDLTAKYGLDQTRYFLLREVPFGNDGDFSHQAMVNRMNSELANDLGNLCQRVLSMIGKNCNAKVPTAGEFTDADNAILGKAHGMLDTVRGHIDSQAFNKMIDAIWSLVGDANRYVDEMAPWGLKKTDPARMETVLYVLAEVIRHVGILVQPLMPESASKILDQLALDENSRGFDNLGTENALVAGNDLPKPAGVFPRYVEPETEGEKA encoded by the coding sequence ATGACCGGGCAAAAACCGCCCTTTTACATCACCACGCCGATCTATTACGTCAATGACAAGCCGCATATCGGCCATGCCTATACCACGCTGGCTGTGGACGTGATGGCACGTTTCAAACGGCTGGACGGCTTTGATGTGATGTTCCTGACCGGAACGGACGAGCACGGTCAGAAGGTTGATGCGTCGGCCGCGGCCAAGGGCATTGATCCGCAGACCTTTACCGATCAGGTTTCGCAGAATTTCCGCGACCTGGCCGTGCATATGAACTATTCCAACGACGATTTTATTCGCACCACCGAAGAACGCCACAAGAAAGCCTGTCAGGCCCTGTGGAATACGCTGGTCGAGAAGGGCGAGATTTATCTGGGGTCGTATGACGGCTGGTATTCGGTTCGTGACGAGGCGTTTTACGCCGAAAAGGAACTGATTGAAAAAGACGGTCAGAAGCTGGCCCCGACCGGTGCACCGGTTGAATGGGTGTCGGAACCCAGCTATTTCTTCAAGCTGTCGGAATGGGGTGATCGCCTGATCCAGTTTTATGAAGACAACCCCGATTTCATTGCACCGAATTCACGCCGTAACGAAGTCATGAGCTTTGTTAAGGGCGGCATGCATGACCTGTCGGTTTCGCGCACCAGCTTTAAGTGGGGCGTGCCGGTACCGGGTGATGAAAAGCACGTCATGTATGTTTGGGTCGACGCATTGACCAACTATCTGACCGCAGTTGGTTACCCGGATGCGAACCCGGAAATGCTTGAAAAATACTGGCCCGCAGATTTGCACATGGTAGGCAAGGATATTGCCCGTTTCCATGCGGTTTACTGGCCGGCACTGTTGATGGCAGCCGGGATCAAGCCGCCGAAACGTGTTTTTGCCCATGGCTGGTGGACCAATGAAGGTCAGAAGATTTCAAAATCGATTGGCAATGTCATTGATCCGTATGATCTGACTGCGAAATACGGCCTGGATCAGACCCGTTATTTCCTGCTGCGCGAAGTGCCGTTTGGCAATGATGGTGATTTTTCCCATCAGGCCATGGTTAACCGCATGAATAGCGAACTGGCAAATGACCTTGGCAATCTGTGCCAGCGCGTATTGTCGATGATTGGCAAGAATTGCAATGCCAAGGTGCCGACCGCCGGTGAGTTTACCGACGCTGACAATGCCATTCTTGGCAAGGCGCACGGCATGCTTGATACAGTTCGTGGTCATATCGACAGCCAGGCCTTTAATAAAATGATCGATGCGATCTGGTCGCTGGTGGGTGATGCCAACCGCTATGTCGATGAAATGGCGCCCTGGGGCCTGAAAAAGACCGATCCGGCACGGATGGAAACCGTCCTTTATGTGCTGGCAGAAGTCATTCGCCATGTGGGCATTCTGGTTCAGCCGCTGATGCCGGAATCGGCCTCGAAAATTCTGGATCAGCTTGCACTTGATGAAAATTCACGTGGGTTTGACAACCTTGGTACGGAAAACGCGCTGGTGGCTGGCAATGACCTGCCGAAACCGGCAGGCGTTTTCCCGCGTTATGTTGAACCGGAAACCGAAGGAGAGAAGGCATGA
- a CDS encoding TatD family hydrolase — MNVALVDSHCHLDYPQFSEDFAGTMARARNAGVGMMVSIGVRISSFDQVRAMAERADNIYCTVGVHPHEAGEEGLSNPDILVEKAKDPKVIGIGESGLDYFYDNAPRDAQQESFRAHIAACRETQLPLIVHTRDADDDTMDILEEEYAKGAFPGVIHCFSSSAELAQRALKIGFYISCSGIITFNSAKAIRDAIVDVPLDRLLVETDSPYLAPVPKRGKSNEPSYVAHTAAKLAEIKNVSVEEIARITTDNFFTLFSKADRSLLAKTGASAQ; from the coding sequence ATGAATGTCGCCCTGGTCGACAGCCATTGCCATCTGGACTATCCCCAGTTTTCTGAAGACTTTGCGGGCACCATGGCGCGTGCCCGCAATGCCGGCGTTGGCATGATGGTCAGCATTGGTGTGCGGATTTCATCCTTTGACCAAGTGCGCGCAATGGCCGAACGCGCAGATAATATTTACTGCACCGTTGGCGTTCACCCGCATGAAGCAGGCGAGGAAGGGCTTTCAAACCCCGATATCCTGGTTGAAAAAGCCAAAGACCCAAAGGTGATTGGCATTGGTGAAAGCGGGCTGGATTATTTCTATGACAATGCCCCGCGCGACGCCCAGCAGGAAAGCTTCCGTGCTCATATCGCGGCATGCCGCGAAACGCAATTGCCGCTGATTGTGCATACCCGCGATGCCGATGACGACACCATGGATATTCTGGAAGAAGAATATGCCAAGGGCGCGTTTCCCGGCGTGATCCACTGTTTCAGCTCGTCGGCCGAGCTGGCACAGCGCGCGCTTAAGATCGGTTTTTATATCTCGTGTTCGGGCATTATCACGTTTAATTCGGCCAAGGCCATTCGTGATGCGATTGTCGATGTGCCGCTGGACCGGTTGCTGGTGGAAACGGATTCACCGTATCTGGCCCCGGTTCCCAAACGTGGTAAATCGAACGAGCCAAGCTATGTTGCCCACACGGCGGCCAAGCTTGCCGAAATCAAAAATGTCAGTGTCGAGGAAATTGCCCGCATCACCACGGATAATTTTTTCACCCTGTTTTCCAAGGCTGACCGTTCGCTTCTGGCAAAAACAGGAGCAAGCGCGCAGTGA
- a CDS encoding MBL fold metallo-hydrolase — translation MTKITILGCGSSNGVPSVGLGWGACNPDNPKNRRLRSSILIEEAGKKILVDVGPDFREQALAADIRHIDAILFTHSHADHVHGIDDLRWINVAMHSPIDIYASAETIQTLEQRFDYVLQPLADGVDFYYKPVLVPHQINGHLDIGGVPVKVFPQDHGFCESLGFRVGNFAYSTDVVNLPEYSHQFLYDLDVWVVDCMRLTPHSTHAHLEKVMEWVEEFKPRQVYFTHMSIQVDYDQLNEMTPDHVSPAHDGLIIEI, via the coding sequence GTGACGAAAATAACCATCCTTGGCTGCGGATCCTCAAACGGGGTGCCTTCCGTTGGTTTGGGGTGGGGGGCATGCAACCCGGATAATCCGAAAAACCGGCGACTTCGCAGTTCAATTCTGATCGAAGAAGCTGGAAAGAAGATTTTGGTGGATGTTGGCCCCGATTTTCGTGAACAGGCACTGGCGGCTGATATCCGGCATATTGATGCCATTTTGTTTACGCATTCACATGCCGATCATGTGCATGGCATTGATGATCTTCGCTGGATCAACGTTGCCATGCACAGCCCGATTGATATTTATGCATCGGCTGAAACAATCCAGACCCTGGAACAGCGGTTTGACTATGTGTTGCAGCCGCTGGCCGACGGGGTGGATTTTTACTATAAACCCGTTCTCGTCCCCCATCAGATTAACGGGCATCTGGACATCGGTGGCGTGCCGGTAAAGGTATTTCCGCAGGACCACGGTTTTTGCGAAAGCCTGGGTTTTCGCGTTGGCAACTTTGCCTATTCAACAGATGTGGTGAATCTGCCGGAATATTCGCACCAGTTTTTATATGACCTGGATGTGTGGGTGGTGGATTGCATGCGCTTAACCCCGCATTCCACCCATGCCCATCTTGAAAAAGTGATGGAATGGGTGGAGGAATTTAAGCCCCGCCAGGTCTATTTTACGCATATGAGCATCCAGGTCGATTATGACCAGCTAAATGAGATGACGCCGGACCATGTCAGCCCGGCCCATGACGGATTGATTATCGAAATCTGA
- a CDS encoding ABC transporter ATP-binding protein has translation MPIKMIRPRKPEKTGDPKPASSLWRYVWRMSGCHQIWVSLLAVVVAALSMLPIELQRRLVDDAISDGKLDLLLKLAGAYAAVLILHGLCKYALRLYQGWLSESSIRYNRLHLSQLHEEHEGEKAHEEDGKVVSIIGSEIDKLGGFVGECLSQPVVNTAMLVFGLGYMLTKAPLVAAIGLAALIPQVLLVPVVQKRINILIARRVNTMRRVGDDLTRLPHNDIDLKETDLPDRIDLLYRNRMMTFVLKFGMKAIINFLNGATPLIVLIVGGYLVIEGRTTIGIVVAFISGFDRLSDPMREMLSYYRVAAQANVQHKMIARWMK, from the coding sequence ATGCCCATCAAAATGATCAGACCGCGCAAACCCGAAAAAACCGGCGATCCCAAACCGGCCTCCTCGCTGTGGCGATATGTCTGGCGGATGAGCGGCTGTCACCAGATTTGGGTTTCGCTTCTGGCTGTTGTGGTAGCAGCACTAAGCATGCTGCCCATCGAATTGCAGCGTCGCCTGGTTGATGATGCGATTTCGGACGGCAAACTTGACCTGCTGTTAAAGTTGGCCGGGGCCTACGCGGCGGTGCTGATACTGCATGGCCTGTGCAAATATGCCCTGCGGCTTTATCAGGGTTGGCTGAGCGAAAGTTCCATTCGCTATAACCGTCTGCATCTCAGCCAGTTACACGAAGAACATGAAGGTGAAAAAGCCCACGAGGAAGATGGCAAGGTTGTTTCCATTATCGGTTCTGAAATCGATAAACTGGGGGGCTTTGTGGGTGAATGCCTGTCCCAGCCGGTGGTCAATACCGCAATGCTGGTTTTCGGCCTTGGCTATATGTTGACCAAGGCACCGCTTGTTGCCGCTATTGGCCTTGCCGCGCTGATCCCACAGGTTCTGCTGGTGCCGGTTGTGCAAAAACGCATCAATATCCTGATTGCCCGCCGGGTTAATACCATGCGCCGCGTGGGTGATGACCTAACCCGCCTGCCCCATAACGATATCGACCTCAAAGAAACCGACCTGCCTGATCGCATTGATTTGCTTTATCGCAATCGGATGATGACCTTCGTGCTGAAATTCGGCATGAAAGCGATCATTAACTTCCTGAACGGTGCAACACCGCTGATCGTTTTGATTGTCGGGGGCTATCTGGTAATCGAAGGCCGTACGACAATCGGCATCGTCGTTGCCTTCATTTCCGGCTTTGACCGCCTGTCAGACCCGATGCGTGAAATGCTGTCCTATTACCGGGTGGCTGCACAGGCAAATGTGCAACACAAAATGATCGCGCGCTGGATGAAATGA
- a CDS encoding efflux RND transporter permease subunit, translated as MNISKFFIDRPIFAAVLSLLILLAGIISIPLLPVSEYPEVVPPSVVVRAQYPGANPKVIAESVATPLEESINGVEDMLYMSSQATTDGLMTLTVTFALGTDPDKAQQLVQNRVSQAEPRLPEEVRTLGVTTVKSSPDLTMVVHLVSPNGRYDMNYLRNYAILNIKDRLARIQGVGEVNAFGGGEYSMRIWLDPQKVAEQGLSASDIVAEIRAQNVQAAAGVIGSSPSAPDLDLQLSVNAQGRLEDPEEFGNIIVRSDPDGSVTRLRDVARIEIGAADYSLRALLDNKDAVGLGIFASPGSNAIDIADNVRETMKEIKAYMPEGVDYQIVYDTTEFVRASIDAVIHTLLEAIVLVVLVVIVFLQTWRASLIPVLAVPVSVVGTFAVMYLFGFSVNALSLFGLVLAIGIVVDDAIVVVENVERNIELGYSPRQATYRAMREVSGPIVAIALVLVAVFVPLAFISGLTGQFYRQFALTIAISTVISAINSLTLSPALSALLLKGHDAPRDLPTRILDGMFGWFFRGFNKVFTKGSNGYSKGVGGIVTRKTIMMGMYLALVAATFGLFREIPRGFVPTQDKQYLIGFAQLPDGATLDRTDEVIRKMGDIALAHPGVEHAVSFPGLSINGFTNSSNSGIVFATLKPFDQRTDPSLSAGAIAGQLNQQFASIPQAFTVIFPPPPVQGLGTTGGFKMQLEDRASLGYKALDDARKALLAKAYQTPELAGMYSTYQVSVPQLYADIDRTKARQLGVSVSDVLQTMQIYLGSMYVNDFTIFGRTYSVRVQADAPYRAHEDNIGDLEVRSANGDMVPLSAVLNVSQTFGPERAMHYNGFLSADINGNPAPGYSSGQAQDALQRIAEETLPPGISYEWTELTYQEILAGNTGIIVFPIALLLVFLVLAAQYESLTLPIAIILIVPMGLLSAFTGLYLSGGDNNVFTQIGLMVLVGLSAKNAILIVEFARELEFGGKTPIQAAIEASRLRLRPILMTSMAFIMGVVPLVLSSGAGAEMRQAMGIAVFSGMIGVTAFGLFLTPVFYVLMRRLTGNRPLTQHGHDSEHIPVVSSHPAE; from the coding sequence ATGAACATATCGAAGTTTTTTATCGATCGCCCGATCTTCGCGGCGGTGCTGTCACTGCTCATCCTGCTTGCAGGGATTATTTCGATCCCGCTGCTGCCAGTGTCAGAATATCCAGAGGTCGTTCCGCCTTCAGTGGTGGTGCGTGCCCAATATCCGGGTGCCAACCCGAAGGTGATCGCCGAAAGCGTCGCAACGCCGCTTGAAGAATCCATCAACGGTGTTGAAGACATGCTCTATATGAGCAGCCAGGCGACGACCGATGGTTTGATGACCCTGACCGTAACCTTTGCGCTGGGTACTGACCCGGACAAAGCCCAGCAGTTGGTGCAAAACCGCGTATCACAGGCCGAACCGCGCCTGCCCGAGGAAGTACGCACCCTGGGTGTGACCACGGTCAAAAGCTCGCCGGACCTGACAATGGTGGTTCACCTTGTTTCGCCCAACGGGCGTTATGACATGAACTATCTGCGAAACTACGCCATTCTGAACATCAAGGACCGTCTTGCGCGTATTCAGGGTGTTGGCGAAGTTAACGCATTTGGTGGCGGCGAATATTCCATGCGTATCTGGCTGGACCCGCAGAAAGTGGCCGAACAGGGCCTTTCTGCCAGCGATATTGTCGCTGAAATCCGCGCCCAGAACGTGCAGGCTGCTGCCGGTGTGATCGGTTCTTCCCCCTCCGCCCCTGATCTTGACCTGCAATTGTCGGTTAATGCCCAGGGCCGTCTGGAAGACCCGGAAGAATTTGGCAATATCATTGTCCGGTCTGATCCCGATGGCTCGGTAACCCGGCTGCGTGACGTTGCCCGTATTGAAATCGGTGCTGCCGATTATTCCCTGCGCGCTTTGCTTGATAACAAGGACGCGGTTGGTCTGGGTATTTTCGCATCCCCCGGCTCCAATGCCATCGATATCGCCGATAACGTTCGCGAAACGATGAAGGAAATCAAAGCCTACATGCCTGAAGGCGTTGATTACCAGATCGTCTATGACACCACCGAATTCGTCCGTGCCTCCATCGATGCGGTTATTCACACCCTGCTTGAAGCCATTGTTCTGGTGGTGCTGGTTGTGATCGTCTTCCTGCAAACATGGCGTGCTTCCCTGATCCCGGTTCTGGCAGTGCCTGTTTCCGTGGTCGGTACCTTTGCGGTGATGTATCTGTTTGGCTTCTCGGTCAACGCGCTTAGCCTGTTTGGTCTGGTGCTAGCCATCGGGATTGTCGTGGACGATGCCATCGTTGTTGTTGAAAACGTTGAACGTAATATTGAACTGGGCTATTCGCCACGCCAGGCCACCTATCGTGCCATGCGCGAGGTTTCCGGGCCAATCGTGGCCATTGCATTGGTGCTGGTTGCCGTGTTCGTTCCGCTGGCTTTCATCAGCGGCCTGACCGGGCAGTTCTATCGCCAGTTCGCCCTGACTATTGCGATCTCGACCGTTATTTCCGCTATCAACTCGCTGACGCTTTCACCGGCCCTGTCTGCCTTGTTGCTTAAAGGCCATGACGCCCCACGCGATCTGCCAACCCGCATCCTTGATGGTATGTTCGGCTGGTTCTTCCGTGGCTTTAACAAGGTGTTCACCAAGGGCTCTAACGGTTACAGCAAAGGCGTTGGCGGTATTGTAACGCGCAAAACCATCATGATGGGCATGTATCTGGCACTGGTTGCCGCTACATTCGGCCTGTTCCGCGAAATTCCCCGCGGGTTTGTTCCGACCCAGGACAAACAATACCTGATCGGTTTTGCGCAGTTGCCCGATGGCGCAACCCTGGACCGTACCGACGAAGTCATTCGTAAAATGGGTGATATCGCCCTGGCCCATCCGGGTGTGGAACACGCGGTTTCGTTCCCGGGCCTGTCGATCAACGGTTTCACCAACAGCTCGAACTCCGGCATTGTCTTTGCCACCCTCAAACCGTTTGACCAACGTACCGACCCAAGCCTGAGCGCAGGCGCAATCGCCGGTCAGCTTAACCAGCAGTTTGCCTCGATCCCGCAGGCTTTCACGGTCATCTTCCCGCCGCCCCCGGTTCAGGGGCTTGGCACCACGGGCGGCTTTAAAATGCAGCTCGAAGACCGTGCATCGCTGGGTTACAAGGCACTTGATGATGCCCGCAAGGCGTTGCTTGCCAAGGCCTACCAGACACCTGAACTTGCTGGCATGTATTCGACCTATCAGGTCAGTGTTCCGCAGCTTTATGCCGACATTGACCGTACGAAGGCACGCCAGCTTGGTGTGTCGGTAAGTGATGTTCTGCAAACCATGCAGATCTATCTGGGTAGCATGTATGTCAACGATTTCACGATCTTTGGCCGGACCTACAGTGTGCGTGTGCAGGCCGATGCGCCCTATCGTGCCCACGAAGACAATATCGGCGATCTTGAAGTTCGCAGTGCCAATGGTGACATGGTTCCGCTTTCAGCAGTGCTGAATGTCTCCCAGACTTTTGGTCCGGAACGTGCCATGCACTATAATGGTTTCCTGTCGGCCGATATTAACGGCAACCCTGCCCCAGGTTATTCGTCGGGTCAGGCGCAGGATGCCCTGCAACGTATCGCCGAAGAAACCTTGCCGCCCGGCATTTCATATGAATGGACGGAACTGACCTATCAGGAAATTCTTGCAGGTAACACAGGCATCATCGTCTTCCCGATTGCCCTGCTGCTGGTCTTCCTGGTGCTTGCTGCCCAGTATGAAAGCCTGACGCTGCCAATTGCGATTATTCTGATCGTGCCAATGGGTCTGTTATCTGCTTTCACCGGCCTTTACCTTTCCGGGGGTGACAACAACGTCTTTACCCAGATCGGTCTAATGGTTTTGGTGGGGCTATCAGCCAAGAACGCGATCCTGATCGTCGAATTTGCCCGCGAGCTTGAATTTGGCGGCAAAACACCCATTCAGGCCGCCATCGAGGCCAGCCGCCTGCGTCTGCGCCCGATCCTGATGACGTCAATGGCGTTCATCATGGGGGTTGTGCCGCTGGTTCTGTCTTCCGGTGCTGGTGCCGAAATGCGCCAGGCCATGGGGATCGCGGTATTCTCGGGCATGATTGGTGTAACGGCTTTTGGCCTGTTCCTGACCCCGGTCTTCTACGTTTTGATGCGTCGACTGACCGGTAACCGCCCGCTTACCCAGCATGGGCATGACAGCGAACATATCCCTGTCGTTTCCTCCCATCCTGCGGAATAA
- a CDS encoding efflux RND transporter periplasmic adaptor subunit, with the protein MSSKSKLRYAVGAVAIALVAAGVAGVVPVPFIHAEEQQEAPAPAQAPKPVPATVAEIHNQNITRWSSFSGRLEAIDRVEIRPRVAGAIESVHFREGDLVQQGDLLFTLDPAPFETEVARAEAAVFSAQSRLKLATTELDRGNELWKTRVITRTVLDQRQETKQNAEADLRSAQAQLRSAKLNLGYTEIRAPISGRVGDIRLTPGNLVAAGANSEILTTLVSVDPIYATFDVNEQALLLAMHQNGEPSVDAVQQIPVQLSSDFIGPDVIKGHVQMIDNEFNPRSGTIRVQAVFDNTRGRLVPGQFARLELGQASAGKAIMVAERAVGTDQDKKFVLVVNPQNVVEYREIRVGGEQDGLRIVTSGLEEGERIVVEGLQHIRPGMTVAPEVVSMDRRSMVDAGDEAKGDSRS; encoded by the coding sequence ATGTCATCGAAATCCAAATTAAGATATGCGGTTGGCGCCGTCGCAATTGCGCTGGTGGCCGCAGGTGTGGCCGGAGTGGTTCCAGTACCGTTCATTCACGCCGAAGAACAGCAGGAAGCCCCTGCCCCTGCACAGGCACCCAAGCCGGTCCCGGCAACTGTTGCTGAAATTCATAATCAGAACATCACCCGCTGGTCGAGTTTTTCTGGCCGGCTGGAAGCCATCGACCGTGTAGAAATCCGCCCGCGCGTTGCCGGGGCAATTGAATCGGTCCATTTCCGCGAAGGTGATCTGGTCCAACAGGGTGATCTGCTGTTCACGCTGGACCCTGCCCCGTTTGAAACCGAAGTTGCCCGCGCCGAAGCCGCTGTTTTTTCTGCCCAGTCGCGTTTGAAACTGGCGACCACGGAACTTGATCGCGGGAACGAGCTTTGGAAAACGCGCGTTATTACCCGCACGGTTCTTGATCAGCGCCAGGAAACCAAACAGAACGCAGAAGCTGACCTGCGTTCCGCACAGGCACAGTTGCGTTCGGCCAAGCTGAACCTGGGCTACACCGAAATCCGCGCACCGATTTCGGGCCGCGTTGGTGACATTCGCCTGACGCCGGGCAACCTGGTTGCGGCTGGTGCCAATTCCGAAATCCTGACCACGCTTGTTTCGGTTGACCCGATTTATGCGACCTTCGATGTCAACGAACAGGCATTGTTGCTTGCCATGCATCAGAATGGCGAACCGTCTGTCGATGCCGTGCAGCAGATCCCGGTTCAGCTGAGCAGCGATTTCATCGGCCCGGACGTGATCAAGGGTCACGTTCAAATGATCGACAACGAATTCAACCCGCGCAGTGGCACCATCCGTGTTCAGGCCGTGTTCGACAATACCAGGGGCCGTCTTGTTCCGGGCCAGTTTGCCCGTCTTGAGTTGGGACAGGCCAGTGCAGGCAAGGCAATCATGGTTGCCGAACGCGCCGTTGGCACCGACCAGGACAAGAAATTCGTTCTGGTGGTGAACCCGCAAAACGTTGTCGAATATCGCGAAATCCGTGTTGGTGGCGAGCAGGATGGCCTGCGCATCGTGACCAGCGGCCTTGAAGAAGGCGAACGTATTGTTGTCGAAGGCCTGCAGCATATTCGCCCCGGTATGACCGTCGCGCCGGAAGTCGTTTCCATGGACCGTCGTTCCATGGTCGATGCCGGTGACGAAGCCAAGGGAGATTCCCGCTCTTAA